GGAAGATGAGATGAAGAAAATTGATGGCTTTAAACGTGAACTTCCTCTTTGCATGCTTCTCTTGAAAGATGGTacctttttatttttactttttgtttattttttccttattttagtgggatttaatttaattttcttggGGTTTTAGGGATTGAGAGATTGAAGGTGGAAGAAATGCAGTGTAAAGAAACGGACGACGGATTGCCATTGAAGGAAAATGATGACGGTGACAAGACAAACTGGTTGAGTTCAGTACAACTGTGGAACTCTGATTTCAACATCGTTGATCATAACAAGAAACCGAACACAGTTTCAGAGCTGAAACTGGTAAAATTTCCAAACTAACTAGGTTTTCTTCAGTCTTAATTTTTTTAGGGGAAGAAAAAAGGTAATATTAATCTTTCTGGGGTTTGAATTTGACAGAGAAGTggcagagaagaagaagaagaagatatgtCTGAAAACCCAATTAAAGTTTGTAACAATAAAAGCAGGGGAGGGGCTTTTGTTCCATTTAAGGATATTTCAGGAATTCGTCTTATGAACCCAAGTTTTGAATTAGTATCTTGTAATGGAATCTTGAGAAACAATGGCGGCTGCACAATTGGTTCCGGTTCTTCCTTAACCGCAGAAAAAACCCAAATTAAGTTTCAGACAGAATCACAAGATCAACAAAAACTGCAGCAGAATTCGAGGAAACAGAGGCGATGCTGGTCACCTGAGCTTCATAGACTATTTGTTGATGCCCTTCAGCAGCTTGGAGGTTCTCAAGGTTAGACCTTTGGAGTTATTTATTTACTTTGAAAGCAGTGCTTGTCTAGTTGAATTAAAAGAACCAAGCTTTTAAGTCTCACCATGTTTTTGGTTTATTTGTGATTCACAGTGGCAACTCCTAAACAGATTAAAGAAGTGATGCAAGTTGATGATCTCACCAATGATGAAGTGAAAAGCCATTTGCAGGTTAGTCTTTTAGCATGTCAAGTTGGTTCCTTTCTATCCTCTTATACCCTTTTTTCTGATTACTTATTTTATGCGTGAATTTTGGTTTATTTTGCAGAAATATAGACTCCACATCCGAAAACTTCCGCCTTCTTCAACTCGAAACCAGTGCAGTGAGAACATGAAATCACAGTCTGGTTCTCCACAATGTCCCCTCACCGTGAGTGCTTTGGCTAAAGGAATGTCGAGTACCGGCGGTGACAGTATGGACGGCGAAGAGGACGAAAAATCAGATGGCCTTAGTTGGAGAAGTGGAGTTCACAAGCCAGGAGAGATTGAATGTATAGTAAGATAACTTATTCCCAtcaatttttacaaaaaaaaaaaaaaaaaaaaaaaacatggggAAAATTGAAGATAATTCTAGTGAGTTAGTGAGAATAATTTAGTCAACAAGTAGAGCAATTCGAAATCGATATCCTGTTTTAGGCACTACAGAGGGCGATTATTCAAAGAGATTTTTGCAGATATCATGGACTGGTTTAGTTTATGCTCTAATATGGAATCAGTTTGTGCTATTCTATTGATGGATAATAGGAAGAGAATGACAAGTTCCTttataggttttttttttggttctgaTTACGGCTATTTTTACAGTCCATGTACTTCATATAGATTGATAATATTTGATTTGTGCAGTACCATCCAAAGCCCAGTAACATAGATATTTTAGCAATGAGATATCAGATAGTGAAAAAAGAGTGGCATGCACTACTCTTTTTCTCACTCTCAACAAAAAGCAAAAATCAGTGCTTTGTAATTTCATTTGCCTTCACAAAACATCAAATCTTTGAAATCCTTCATTGCAATACCAAGTCCAATCTTGTCATCTTTTCCTATTTCACTTTTACGATTAGCCAATTCAGTCCTTTCAACCCAAAACTTGATCTTTATTTCAGACTTCTTTTTAAGGTACATTTAATCTAGAGTGCATCTTTTAATATTAATCAAATTTAACCCATCTAATTTAAAAGTTGGAATTGGAATCTGGAAAATGTAATTATTCTTTTATCAAATTGCAGCCGCTTAAATCAGTCCTTTCGACATCAATAAATTGGGACCAATCAACTGGCTTCAGCTTTGCATCTGCATATGTTCTTTACATCTGAACTCTCTCGttgtttgtttttattcttaGACGATAGAATCAGAGAAGATAATAAATATCACGTTTAAAACTCCTTACAATGTCTAGTTAATGATTTTACATTTGATTATCCTTTTTGATAaaatactattatattattattttacttccagatttgaaaaatatatatttgtttatattagcTGACTTGGAACCGTACAAATATGATTGTTTCATAACTTGTTTTCAATTTAAATATTGTAAACAAATAAATATACTACTCAATAATATTATTGTGAGGAGGAAAAATTTGTCTAACCACGATGACTTCTTGTAGTCTATGATTTATAATATGAGAAATGTTAATATTATTGCCAACCATATAAAATCTTATAGGGTTGCACCTTATAGTCGAAATAATTGGAACTAGAAAAAGTTGGATTGCATTTAATTTATTACTtaagttaaattaattatattaagatgttcatataattaatttaatgtgataatattatatatatatatgtatgtgtgaggaataaattttaaatgtatcattcAATTCTTAATATGCTTACTAAGCTCTCGTGAGCTTAACACGTTTCTTTCGAATGTGTGGGTAAAGATCATTTTGAATCTAGAAGGTGAAGGGCATCTCCAACTCATCTCATCAGAAATCAAGCCTTGAAAAGAGTATGAATTTAATTTTGAGCATTAGTTTGGCATGTACGTTAGGAATATGTTGGATGTATTATGGATGAATTTGATGGAAGCGTCGGTGCCTTGGTTCATTTTGTTAATTTTGCAAATCGAATTGGAATGATTtggaattaaattgaaaaaaaaagttatTCAAGGTTGAAAATTTGTATGTTTGAATGGTTTATTGATTTATTAGGATTACTATGAATCATATGGATGCTATTATAGGTGTTATAGAGCAAAGTGTGTAGGTTTTTGAGGTGTAGGATTTGAGTTCGCAACGTTGGGTTATTGAAGTTGCGATGAGAAATACCTTGATGTTGCGACAAGTTGGGTTGCAACTTGAAAGATCGTGTAATCGGGACAAGCTCTTGATGGCTTGGATTTTTTACCCTTGgtctcaaatcaatttttagtCACTTAGAAAGCTTTGGAAAGCTTGTTTTAAGTTTGGTTAAGTTAGTGAATTCCTACATGCATTATAAATGATTAATTGATATGTTATTATCGTAGTTGTCTCGACAACAAATGTTACATCTCAATACCTTAACCTGGCGATTgggtcgggtaaggggtgttacaatttcggGATTACTTCCACTTCTAGTTTGGTAAAGTGGTACCATAAACATTGTTTGTGGAATATCTCTCGAAATGCAATGTGAAGGTTGTTCTTGAACAAGGGTAATTCTAACTTTTCCAAACGTGAGTTGATTCAATTTAGTAGTTCCCAATAGAAAAGTTATTCCAAATAAAAGTTGTTCTTTGATGGTGCTTTCCTTGGAAGAGTCTATTTTGAATAATGTCTTTAAAAAAACAATTATTATAAATAGAAGTTATTCCAAAGCACGATTATTTTAAAGGTAGTTATTCTTGAAACACAATTATTGTTTAGAATAATTAttctaaattttaattgttttcaaCAGAAATTATTTTCAAATGACAACTACATTAAACGACAGATGTTCTAAACTGAAGCTTTGTTTTGAATATAATTGTTTCCAACATAGTTATTATGAAACAACTATAGTTCTAAACAACAATTATACTAAACAATAGTTGTTCTTTCGGAAGAGATACTAAGTGAAACAATGATGTTACTTGTTCCCCCACTTGATAGTATATTATTTATATCAAGGAAGAGATAAAATTTTAGTAGCCAAAAAAAAATATCTACAAATCTTTAAGAAGTGAGtttgaatatattatttttattcattaccTATATGTAAGATAGTTCTAGCATATTTTTAATACACAAGTAACTTAGCTATTTATGTGTGGAAATTCTTTATGCAATTGCACTGTCGAATTAAGTAATAAAATGA
This is a stretch of genomic DNA from Gossypium arboreum isolate Shixiya-1 chromosome 11, ASM2569848v2, whole genome shotgun sequence. It encodes these proteins:
- the LOC108478394 gene encoding transcription factor HHO5-like codes for the protein MELSLDLSSVFVPKTITEFLKEASKIKDGFQRSSKISDYVKRLEDEMKKIDGFKRELPLCMLLLKDGIERLKVEEMQCKETDDGLPLKENDDGDKTNWLSSVQLWNSDFNIVDHNKKPNTVSELKLRSGREEEEEDMSENPIKVCNNKSRGGAFVPFKDISGIRLMNPSFELVSCNGILRNNGGCTIGSGSSLTAEKTQIKFQTESQDQQKLQQNSRKQRRCWSPELHRLFVDALQQLGGSQVATPKQIKEVMQVDDLTNDEVKSHLQKYRLHIRKLPPSSTRNQCSENMKSQSGSPQCPLTVSALAKGMSSTGGDSMDGEEDEKSDGLSWRSGVHKPGEIECIVR